The Erigeron canadensis isolate Cc75 chromosome 4, C_canadensis_v1, whole genome shotgun sequence genome window below encodes:
- the LOC122597902 gene encoding uncharacterized protein LOC122597902, whose protein sequence is MEKETRYSILGCLYSNQVYYFFSICLLICCCVKESNADSFTISSFTYGRTVLRPYDWRYIRVDLPTWFSSMTISLESDVDFDKNSIMMADKSNIPMICAREGSPPLPNTYNTSFIGLVLDPILNGSLAVEGLQFAEKCYHMQKNILIRLTNEQISPGVWYFGLFNGIGSTRTQSKMINRGSGYSFSGNVSVDGCWNPSSSGQFCNQTIDHVSCADQNSTQGVITSCKNDGTRSCIRGNESKLYSFDLLAVSEEIIISATSIIFNQTRSNDASNDSNITLMCYVRHGGISSSLTHDFSGNINNEPLVIRSPKVGRWYITIIPLNLSNGIVGSMNNVCYTLELKLLRCPMDKAGLNCTSERYMLQTILRRSPSVPFESYYLPISDKVSSNSPNFLLEPLLSNSSLGQKPSQNFGWTYFQVDIPEGASGGSIHIRLNSDTKINNQIYASYGGQPAEDKWDYFYANSTSNSNGSMFFKLYTSDENTISFYILYVRGGTWSFGVKHLLSAGNASEGQTQSQTTMSISIERCPRRCSSHGSCQNVVDMSGLSLYSYCSCDRNHGGFDCSVEIVSHQGHIWQSVLLIASNAAFVFPAYWALRQKAFAEWVLYTSSGISSGLYHACDVGTWCALSFHVLQFMDFWLSFMAVVSTFVYLADIDEGSKRTIHTVVAILTALMAETGATRSSNIILVIAIGATGLFVGFMIEFFRHYRRFSFSAELFLNLLRRWQTIIEWCRNLIKTTLKRFRWFFVLAGFTVLAMAAISWHLESTSSYWFWHSMWHVSIYTSSFFFLCSKVNAIGCANQEPENTNYELARQDSLSRRQDQPENGQVR, encoded by the exons ATGGaaaaggaaacaagatattcgaTTCTGGGGTGTCTTTATTCGAATCAAGTTTACTACTTTTTTAGTATTTGTTTGCTTATTTGTTGTTGTGTTAAGGAAAGTAATGCTGATTCTTTCACTATATCAAGTTTTACTTATGGTAGAACTGTGCTCAGGCCTTATGATTGGCGCTATATTAgag TTGACTTACCAACATGGTTCTCTTCGATGACTATATCTTTAGAGTCGGATGTAGACTTT GATAAAAATAGCATCATGATGGCAGATAAAAGTAATATACCGATGATTTGTGCTCGTGAAGGCAGTCCTCCTTTGCCCAACACATACAACACTTCTTTTATTGGTTTAG TATTGGATCCCATTTTAAATGGATCTTTGGCAGTAGAAGGTCTTCAGTTTGCTGAGAAATGTTATCATATGCAGAAAAATATTCTGATAAGACTAACAAACGAGCAG ATTTCTCCTGGAGTGTGGTATTTTGGTTTATTCAATGGCATTGGATCTACGAGGACTCAGTCAAAGATG ATAAATCGTGGTTCGGGGTATTCTTTTAGTGGAAATGTGAGCGTTGATGGTTGTTGGAACCCATCCAGCTCTGGGCAATTCTGTAACCAAACAATCGATCATGTTTCATGTGCTGACCAAAATTCAACGCAAGGAGTCATTACTTCTTGTAAAAACGATGGTACACGTTCTTGCATTCGTGGCAACGAATCAAAACTCTACTCTTTTGACTTGTTGGCAGTCTCGGAAGAGATCATTATATCAGCGACCAGTATCATATTTAACCAAACTCGATCAAATGATGCAAGTAACGATAGTAATATTACATTGATGTGTTATGTTCGACATGGTGGCATATCATCATCATtgacacatgatttttctggtAATATCAATAATGAACCTTTAGTTATACGATCCCCGAAGGTTGGTCGGTGGTATATTACCATTATACCCCTCAACCTTTCAAACGGAATAGTGGGGAGCATGAATAACGTATGCTATACATTGGAGTTGAAGTTGCTTCGTTGTCCAATGGATAAAGCTGGATTGAATTGTACCTCAGAAAGGTACATGCTTCAG ACAATTTTGAGGAGGAGTCCCTCTGTACCTTTTGAATCATATTATTTACCCATCAGCGATAAAGTCTCTTCAAATTCTCCGAATTTCCTTCTTGAACCCCTCCTTAGCAACTCGTCACTTGGTCAAAAGCCATCTCAAAATTTTGGTTGGACTTATTTTCAAGTAGACATTCCCGAGGGGGCGTCTGGAGGAAGTATTCATATTCGATTGAATTCAGATACAAAGATAAATAACCAAATCTATGCATCATACGGTGGACAACCAGCTGAAGATAAATGGGATTATTTTTACGCAAACTCGACTAGCAATAGCAATGGTTCTATGTTCTTTAAGCTGTATACTTCGGATGAGAACACAATTAGTTTCTATATCCTGTATGTCAGAGGAGGAACATGGAGTTTTGGTGTAAAACATTTGCTTTCTGCTGGCAATGCCTCGGAGGGTCAGACTCAAAGTCAAACTACCATGTCTATTTCAATTGAAAGATGCCCGAGAAGGTGCTCGTCTCATGGATCATGTCAAAATGTCGTGGATATGAGTGGCTTGTCTCTGTACAG CTACTGCTCATGTGATCGGAACCATGGTGGATTTGACTGCAGTGTTGAAATCGTCTCACATCAAG GGCATATATGGCAATCAGTGTTACTAATAGCATCAAATGCTGCATTTGTGTTTCCGGCTTATTGGGCTCTCCGGCAGAAG GCATTTGCTGAGTGGGTGTTATACACATCAAGTGGAATTTCAAGTGGGTTGTATCATGCATGTGATGTCGGCACGTGGTGTGCTTTATCTTTCCATGTGTTGCAG TTCATGGACTTTTGGCTTTCTTTCATGGCTGTGGTAAGCACTTTCGTATACTTAGCTGATATCGATGAAGGGTCAAAAAGGACAATTCATACTGTTGTTGCCATTCTTACAGCCCTTATGGCCGAAACCGGAGCAACTAG ATCCTCCAACATTATTCTTGTTATAGCAATTGGAGCAACAGGCCTTTTTGTGGGCTTTATGATTGAGTTTTTTAGGCATTATAGGCGATTTTCGTTTTCGGCAGAACTTTTCCTAAATCTGCTTCGTAG GTGGCAAACAATAATAGAATGGTGTCGTAATCTTATAAAAACAACTCTTAAACGTTTTCGGTGGTTTTTTGTGCTTGCTGGATTTACGGTGTTGGCGATGGCTGCCATAAGTTGGCACCTGGAATCAACCAGTAGTTATTGGTTCTGGCACAG TATGTGGCATGTATCGATATACACTTCTTCCTTCTTTTTCCTCTGCTCAAAAGTAAATGCCATCGGTTGTGCAAATCaagagcctgaaaacactaattATGAGTTGGCTCGACAAGACTCCCTCTCGAGACGTCAAGACCAACCAGAAAATGGCCAAGTTAGGTAG
- the LOC122596051 gene encoding CAAX prenyl protease 1 homolog translates to MAAFPYMEAVVGFMILMYIFETYLDLRQHAALKLPTLPKTLEGVISQDKFEKSRAYSIDKSNFHFVHEFVTIVMDSAILLFGVLPWFWKKSGGILESFGIDAESEIYHTLAFLAGVMIWSQITDLPFSLYSTFVIEERHGFNKQTFWLFIRDMIKSMILAVVIGPPVVAAIILIVQKGGPYLAIYLWGFMFVLSLVMMTIYPVLIAPLFNKFTPLPEGELRTKIETLASSLNFPLKKLFVVDGSTRSSHSNAYMYGFFKNKRIVLYDTLIQQCKNVEEVVAVIAHELGHWKLNHTMYSFIAVQVLTLLQFGGYTLVKNSKDLFLSFGFDTQPVLIGLILFQHTIIPIQHLVSFALNLVSRAFEFQADAFAKMLGYSKPLRDGLVKLQEENLSAMNTDPWYSAYHYSHPPLVERLAAIDEADKKTE, encoded by the exons ATGGCGGCGTTTCCCTATATGGAAGCTGTAGTCG GGTTCATGATATTGATGTATATCTTTGAGACATACTTAGATTTACGACAGCATGCTGCTCTGAAACTTCCGACCCTTCCTAAAACTTTGGAAGGGGTGATTAGCCAGGATAAGTTTGAAAAATCTAGAGCTTATAGCATTGACAAAAG TAATTTCCACTTTGTTCACGAGTTTGTGACAATAGTGATGGACTCTGCTATTTTGCTCTTTGGTGTACTACCTTGGTTTTGGAAG AAATCAGGTGGTATTTTGGAATCCTTTGGCATCGATGCAGAGAGTGAAATATATCATACACTCGCATTCCTGGCTGGTGTCATGATTTGGTCTCAG ATCACAGACTTGCCATTTTCTCTTTATTCTACCTTTGTTATCGAGGAGCGTCATGGTTTTAACAAG CAAACGTTTTGGCTGTTCATTCGAGATATGATTAAGAGCATGATCTTGGCTGTAGTTATAGGACCACCTGTTGTGGCTGCCATCATTCTAATAGTACAG AAAGGTGGTCCCTATCTGGCTATCTATCTTTGGGGGTTTATGTTTGTGTTGTCTCTCGTCATGATGACAATTTATCCAGTTCTAATTGCACCCCTGTTTAACAAGTTCACACCA CTACCAGAGGGTGAGCTCAGGACAAAAATTGAGACCCTTGCGTCTTCTCTCAATTTTCCTCTGAAGAAGCTGTTTGTCGTGGATGGATCTACAAGGTCGAGCCATAGCAAT GCTTACATGTATGGGTTCTTTAAAAACAAACGCATTGTTCTTTACGATACGTTGATTCAGCAG TGCAAAAATGTGGAAGAAGTTGTTGCTGTTATTGCTCATGAACTTGGTCATTGGAAACTGAATCACACGATGTATTCCTTCATTGCTGTTCAG GTtcttacacttttgcaatttggagGTTATACACTTGTGAAGAACTCAAAGGACCTATTCCTGAGTTTTGGATTTGATACTCAACCAGTCCTCATTGGGCTCATATTGTTTCAG CACACTATAATTCCTATCCAGCATCTTGTGAGCTTTGCTCTCAATCTTGTTAGCCGTGCTTTTGAGTTCCAG GCTGATGCTTTTGCAAAGATGCTTGGTTATTCTAAACCACTTCGAGATGGACTAGTTAAGCTGCAG GAGGAAAACTTGTCGGCAATGAACACTGATCCATGGTACTCTGCTTATCACTACTCCCACCCTCCACTGGTTGAAAGGTTAGCTGCCATAGATGAAGCTGATAAGAAGACAGAATAG
- the LOC122597240 gene encoding F-box/FBD/LRR-repeat protein At1g80470-like — protein MDSGPHDNIEVGVKADRLSNLSDDLIHKILSFVSINDTVKTMALSSRYRFIWTTMPYLNFDSDDFSSLQNFVDCFLQRRNNQIDVSSLYLDIGIKQVTDPSVKKLMRYAFSHNIQRVEVTCMPQGHWGKRFQLIEFPLSLFSSKSLEHLSLNNYWSRDQRLKLEAMSILELPALTTLYLEGITSASDDDANCCVITGLFSKCTNLKHLTLISCNTVDKSSLSICHPGLSNLTLYNIRAWSVNVVAPQLENLTITDDDDCSSDGMLEYVISAPNLASLAYRGRYPLHLSTDGFHSLKEADIRVLADPLDVNDAPQMVGLLQQLHNVKFLKLNLEIIEVYIS, from the coding sequence ATGGATTCTGGGCCGCATGATAATATAGAAGTAGGAGTAAAAGCCGATAGATTGAGCAATTTGTCGGATGATCTGATCCATAAAATCCTTTCTTTTGTGAGCATCAATGATACCGTCAAAACCATGGCTTTGTCATCTAGATATAGATTTATCTGGACTACCATGCCTTACCTCAATTTCGACTCTGATGATTTTTCAAGTTTGCAAAACTTTGTGGATTGTTTTCTCCAACGTCGCAATAATCAAATAGACGTGTCTTCTTTGTATCTCGATATTGGGATCAAACAGGTTACCGACCCATCTGTCAAAAAACTTATGCGTTATGCATTCTCTCACAATATCCAAAGAGTCGAAGTTACTTGTATGCCGCAGGGTCATTGGGGGAAGAGATTTCAGCTTATTGAATTTCCTCTCTCGCTGTTCAGTTCCAAGTCTCTTGAACATCTCAGTTTGAATAATTATTGGTCGAGAGATCAGCGATTAAAACTTGAAGCCATGTCAATATTGGAGCTCCCAGCTTTAACAACATTGTATCTTGAAGGTATCACTTCCGCTAGTGATGACGACGCCAACTGCTGTGTTATTACTGGCCTTTTCTCCAAGTGTACAAACTTGAAGCATCTCACCTTAATAAGCTGTAATACAGTAGACAAATCATCATTGAGCATTTGTCATCCTGGACTATCTAATCTCACTCTTTATAATATCAGAGCATGGTCTGTTAATGTGGTTGCACCGCAACTCGAGAATCTCACTATTACAGACGACGACGACTGTAGTAGTGATGGTATGCTGGAGTATGTGATTTCGGCCCCTAATCTTGCCTCCTTGGCGTATAGAGGTCGCTATCCTTTGCACCTTTCGACAGATGGTTTCCATTCTTTGAAGGAGGCGGATATCCGGGTTTTAGCTGATCCTCTAGATGTTAATGATGCTCCTCAAATGGTTGGTCTGCTTCAACAGCTCCACAATGTCAAATTTCTTAAACTTAACCTGGAGATTATTGaggtatatatatcttaa